The following coding sequences are from one Schizosaccharomyces osmophilus chromosome 1, complete sequence window:
- the gut2 gene encoding glycerol-3-phosphate dehydrogenase Gut2, translating into MFGFFRKRSTQLAIGATALAGGAYTVAVFSKSTHNNAEYNKAFYKPFQKELEPPPSRESLLDRVKSTPKYDVLVIGGGATGTGVAVDAATRGLNVCLLEKTDFAAETSSKSTKMAHGGVRYLEKAIFQLSKAQLDLVIEALNERANMLRTAPHLCSVLPIMIPVYEWWRIPYYYAGCKLYDWFAGSQNLRASTVFSREMTTAIAPMLNDSELKAACVYHDGSFNDARMNTTLAITAVDHGATVLNYMEVKQLIKSSENKVLGAIAVDRETGLEYEIKATATVNATGPYADKILEMDENANGKPPKTAQFPRMVVPSSGVHVVLPEYYCPRDMGLLDPSTKDGRVMFFLPWQGKVLAGTTDNPLKEAISNPSPSEEDIQDILNELQNYITFPVQRDDVLSAWSGIRPLVRDPSNVPKGLDPSTSSTQGLVRSHLIYTTETGLVTISGGKWTTYREMAEETVDKLLKDFDFGRTLKPCQTKQIILVGGEDYTKNYSAKLMHTYHIPLTLAKHLSHNYGTRSPLILELYTQNDINKLPVVLAGNKSFTPSKDSVTKNNELSYASFDEPFTVAELKYSLRYEYTRTPLDFIARRSRLAFLNAREALRAVDGITTLMKEEFGWDSSKAQRLREEAREYIAKMGIPPSSDDSLVPVTN; encoded by the coding sequence ATGTTTGGGTTTTTCCGTAAAAGATCAACTCAACTAGCTATAGGAGCTACTGCGCTTGCTGGTGGTGCTTACACTGTTGCTGTGTTCTCCAAATCTACGCATAACAATGCTGAATACAACAAGGCATTCTATAAGCCTTtccaaaaggaattggaaCCACCTCCATCTCGTGAATCCCTTTTGGATCGTGTCAAGTCGACTCCAAAATACGATGTTTTGGTGATCGGAGGTGGTGCCACGGGTACAGGTGTCGCTGTTGATGCCGCTACGCGTGGTCTCAATGTTTGCTTATTAGAAAAAACCGACTTTGCTGCTGAAACTTCCTCGAAATCCACGAAAATGGCCCACGGTGGTGTACggtatttggaaaaagctATCTTTCAACTCTCTAAAGCCCAACTTGACTTGGTAATTGAAGCCCTCAATGAAAGGGCAAACATGCTTCGTACTGCTCCTCATCTTTGTTCTGTATTGCCGATTATGATTCCTGTTTATGAATGGTGGAGAATTCCTTATTATTATGCTGGTTGCAAGTTGTATGACTGGTTTGCTGGCTCCCAAAATTTACGAGCTTCTACCGTATTTTCCAGAGAAATGACCACTGCCATTGCTCCTATGCTTAACGACTCAGAATTGAAGGCTGCCTGTGTTTATCATGACGGCTCATTTAACGATGCAAGAATGAACACGACCCTTGCCATTACAGCCGTCGATCATGGCGCTACTGTTTTGAATTACATGGAAGTCAAGCAATTAATCAAGTCTTCCGAAAATAAGGTTCTTGGTGCCATTGCTGTAGATCGTGAAACTGGTTTGGAATACGAAATCAAGGCTACAGCCACTGTGAATGCTACTGGACCCTACGCTGATAAGATTTTagaaatggatgaaaatgCAAATGGTAAGCCACCCAAGACTGCTCAATTTCCTCGTATGGTCGTTCCATCTTCTGGAGTCCACGTTGTTCTACCCGAATACTATTGCCCTAGAGATATGGGCTTACTTGATCCATCTACCAAGGATGGCCGTGTCAtgtttttccttccttGGCAAGGCAAGGTTTTGGCTGGTACTACTGATAATCCACTCAAGGAAGCCATTTCCAATCCCTCTCCTTCGGAGGAAGATATTCAAGACATCTTAAATGAACTGCAAAACTACATTACTTTCCCTGTTCAAAGAGATGACGTTCTGTCAGCTTGGAGTGGAATCCGTCCTTTGGTTCGTGACCCTTCGAATGTTCCCAAGGGTCTTGACCCAAGCACTTCAAGTACCCAAGGTTTGGTTCGCTCTCACTTAATCTACACAACTGAGACTGGGCTTGTCACAATCAGTGGTGGTAAATGGACTACTTACAGAGAAATGGCCGAAGAGACTGTGGACAAATTGCTTAAGGACTTTGACTTTGGTAGGACCTTGAAACCATGCCagacaaaacaaataattttGGTTGGCGGTGAAGATTACACCAAGAACTATTCTGCTAAATTAATGCATACTTACCATATTCCACTTACTTTGGCAAAACACCTTTCCCATAACTACGGTACCCGCTCTCCtttaattttggaattgtaCACCCAAAACGACATTAATAAGTTACCCGTTGTTCTTGCTGGAAACAAGAGCTTCACTCCTTCTAAAGATAGTGTTACAAAGAACAATGAATTGTCATATGCCTCCTTTGACGAACCTTTCACAGTTGCTGAATTGAAGTACAGTTTGCGCTACGAATACACGAGAACCCCACTCGATTTTATAGCTAGAAGATCAAGACTTGCATTTTTGAATGCCAGAGAAGCTTTGAGAGCTGTCGATGGTATTACTACattaatgaaagaagaGTTTGGCTGGGATAGTTCTAAAGCTCAACGCTTGAGAGAGGAAGCGAGAGAGTATATCGCCAAGATGGGTATACCTCCCAGCTCTGATGATTCCTTAGTTCCCGTTACTAATTAA
- the nhe1 gene encoding plasma membrane/prospore membrane sodium ion/proton antiporter Nhe1/Sod2 has translation MGWKQLEIDKVHLALIITGVFITIFCYTSRVIREKLLVGEATLGSVVGLIFGPHAANLINPKSWGNMEYVTIEICRMVINVRVFASGVELPVAYFQHHFQSIFVMLSIIMTFGWLVSAGFAYALFPKITFLGSLLIAGCITSTDPVLSALIVGEGAIGKRIPPKIRALLIAESGCNDGMAVPFLYFALKLLTVKPSKHAGRDWVLLIVLYECIFGIFFGCVLGVLLDKMLKWFQKLRFIDANSYYSLFFAIPLMCSGIGTIIGVDDLLLSFFTGVMLAWDNAFVDGMSECYVPPFIDQIFNLLFFTYFGSIIPWEKFNWIQMDLSVWRLIVFTILIFFFRRLPVVLLCKRLIPDIQTWKEALFVGHFGPIGVCAVYMSFVAKSALTPNEIEETVYKSTDEFFILHEVLWPIVSFVILSSIIIHGFSVPILIYGDKLKSLWMRRHKVDNPTIPMDEISMEPSKSKDYTPS, from the coding sequence CTCTGGGCAGTGTTGTTGGTCTCATTTTTGGACCACATGCTGCCAATTTAATTAATCCAAAGTCATGGGGGAACATGGAATATGTGACTATTGAGATATGTAGAATGGTCATTAATGTACGAGTGTTTGCTTCTGGCGTAGAACTGCCGGTCGCGTATTTCCAacatcattttcaaagcatTTTTGTAATGCTGAGTATAATTATGACTTTTGGATGGTTGGTTTCAGCTGGATTTGCTTATGCGTTGTTCCCCAAAATTACATTTTTAGGTTCTCTGCTAATCGCAGGATGTATAACTTCAACAGATCCTGTTTTGTCTGCCTTAATTGTAGGAGAAGGTGCCATTGGGAAAAGGATTCCTCCGAAAATTCGTGCATTATTGATTGCAGAGTCTGGGTGCAATGATGGCATGGCcgttccttttttgtacTTTGCCTTGAAGCTCTTGACAGTGAAACCTTCCAAGCACGCTGGTCGAGATTGGGTACTTTTGATTGTTCTTTATGAATGCATCTTTGGCATTTTCTTTGGGTGTGTATTGGGGGTGTTATTGGACAAAATGCTGAAATGGTTTCAAAAGTTAAGATTTATCGATGCAAATAGTTATTATTCCTTATTCTTTGCTATTCCTTTGATGTGTTCGGGAATTGGTACCATCATTGGAGTGGATGATTTATTgctatctttttttacagGAGTGATGCTGGCATGGGATAATGCGTTTGTTGACGGCATGTCGGAATGCTATGTACCACCGTTCATCGATCAAATCTTCAACCTGTTATTCTTTACTTATTTTGGAAGCATCATTCCTTGGGAAAAATTTAACTGGATCCAGATGGACCTTTCCGTTTGGCGTCTTATTGTGTTTAccattttgatttttttctttcggCGTCTACCGGTCGTCTTATTGTGCAAGCGGCTGATTCCAGACATTCAAACATGGAAGGAAGCCTTGTTTGTTGGGCATTTTGGACCTATTGGTGTATGCGCCGTATACATGTCATTCGTAGCAAAGTCCGCGCTTACACCAAacgaaattgaagaaacggTTTACAAATCGACAGACGagtttttcattcttcatGAAGTATTATGGCCGATTGTTAGTTTTGTCATTTTGTCGTCCATCATCATTCATGGGTTTAGTGTGCCGATTCTTATTTATGGTGACAAACTAAAAAGTTTATGGATGCGGCGACACAAGGTGGATAACCCAACAATCCCAATGGATGAAATCTCTATGGAACCATCTAAATCAAAAGACTATACTCCTTCATGA